From the genome of Podospora pseudoanserina strain CBS 124.78 chromosome 7 map unlocalized CBS124.78p_7.2, whole genome shotgun sequence, one region includes:
- a CDS encoding uncharacterized protein (EggNog:ENOG503P1A1; COG:S) — translation MAEVAGLVSTIFTIIAFAKDVTLATKFYIDAANGDCPKDIKLLVVESASLQSTFESIDFIFKNNVQPGQKIEDSPENRRIANQIFKPCGICKETLEELQGMIKKLKIDRDPRDRTTRDKLRNTWEAAKWPFKKESFDAAMDKLHHCRTSIISGLTTELTTTVKEIQTNVRVIKDDVKEVKGAVHAMDDKLDREAIAKWLSKTNPSDNHDKASQFREANTCRWLPNSSQWKAWLAEDFNSRLLWIHGVPGVGKTVLSSYIVEQYKGFKQPYAFYYCSSTDEKGEKWERDETAHCLGWILARLCLQIKSVPAFLKPLKDRGMYPTVEDLLKGIEAVLSFLNGRRAYVVIDALDESRTSNLVKAVATLATDTKYKNLFLAVTSRRQADVQKALERISIPVSLDKNKDVDDDIKAWVTAQLQKDEFEDWEEVPKLKEYVAFSLPSKARGMFRYASWQLEVLKNAKDPRAKLNATQDRPESLDGTWETILANIPDKHRDNVIKAFALILDSGWRYGLATNLLIESVKQSDIRGGIPFSLRAFTQACGPLIQVVRKVSADGKILVDETVGFAHHTVRDYLNSEKLKNHKTLKDFYLNEPDSRRIPLTLSTYLAVTKTFSGTYNPDNVPVDERMDAKDFKIHAMRQVRSLLYHPTITRHIIPDDKLRSLTFEVLNPQAKWFNGLSICTQESGGDSGVRDMLEWLVKYDSKAGAFEQLVGRLALVCSLKNPKLVTEFLKAHLKTSEEHRKLFTTPLSVTLPVKWSEYKKAGKMDPQPTLLSNIIELYFEGARRGYALKAQVQMLLTVFGSYLPPAATDIYTYLAFHDHSLCASFGGCSIQKALAAKAGKPEDSYSFTPLQAATHSLDIHAVHAILSQPGIDVNQLGDPSAPQPPVMLPRQFASSVVIVPGSFSLDGQMSPLCILQNGMQHFQTVNRGSFGSDALKAKAAIQMELEKRGGKSIDKSAGKAPNPAARPQGGSQTAKQQTGGIFTSPQRPGQHQKSQSPQGQTGGQMQQTQIQKSGSQATAQRPAQAKVHGKAVVNPAVAPQSKVSTSRG, via the coding sequence ATGGCTGAAGTCGCTGGCCTCGTCTCCACCATTTTTACCATTATAGCCTTTGCAAAGGATGTTACGCTTGCAACGAAATTCTACATCGATGCAGCCAACGGCGACTGTCCCAAAGACATCAAGCTTCTCGTGGTGGAGTCAGCAAGTCTGCAGTCAACATTTGAGTCGATCGATTTCATCTTCAAAAACAATGTCCAGCCGGGCCAAAAGATCGAAGACAGCCCCGAAAACAGGCGGATTGCTAACCAGATCTTCAAGCCCTGTGGAATCTGCAAGGAAACGCTGGAGGAATTGCAAGGCAtgatcaagaagctgaagatCGATCGTGACCCCAGAGATAGGACCACCCGCGACAAACTCAGGAACACATGGGAGGCAGCAAAATGGCCGTTCAAAAAAGAATCGTTTGATGCTGCCATGGACAAACTGCATCATTGCCGGACTTCTATCATCAGCGGCCTGACCACCGAGCTTACAACGACCGTGAAAGAGATCCAAACCAATGTCCGTGTTATCAAGGATGATGTCAAAGAGGTCAAGGGGGCTGTTCACGCCATGGACGACAAATTGGACCGCGAGGCCATTGCAAAGTGGCTAAGCAAAACCAATCCCTCCGACAATCACGACAAGGCTTCCCAGTTCCGAGAGGCTAACACCTGCCGGTGGCTACCCAACTCCAGTCAGTGGAAGGCCTGGTTGGCCGAGGATTTCAATTCAAGGCTCCTCTGGATTCATGGAGTTCCTGGCGTGGGAAAAACCGTCCTGTCATCATACATTGTGGAGCAGTACAAAGGTTTTAAGCAGCCCTATGCCTTCTACTATTGTTCCAGCACAGATGAGAAGGGCGAGAAGTGGGAGAGAGATGAAACTGCCCACTGCCTTGGCTGGATTCTTGCACGTCTCTGTTTACAGATCAAGTCAGTTCCTGCTTTTCTGAAGCCCCTCAAGGATAGAGGAATGTACCCAACCGTGGAAGATCTTCTCAAGGGCATTGAGGCAGTCCTGTCCTTCTTGAATGGAAGGAGGGCATATGTTGTCATCGACGCTCTGGACGAAAGCAGGACTTCAAATCTGGTAAAGGCAGTGGCTACCCTCGCCACTGACACGAAGTACAAGAATCTCTTTCTAGCTGTCACCAGTCGCAGGCAAGCCGATGTTCAGAAAGCCTTGGAGAGGATTTCTATTCCAGTGTCTCTggacaagaacaaggacgTTGACGATGATATCAAAGCCTGGGTGACTGCACAACTCCAAAAGGATGAGTTTGAGGACTGGGAAGAAGTGCCCAAACTGAAGGAATATGTTGCCTTCTCGCTCCCATCCAAGGCCAGAGGAATGTTCAGGTACGCTTCCTGGCAACTGGAGGTCTTGAAGAATGCCAAAGATCCCCGCGCAAAACTGAACGCCACCCAAGACCGACCTGAAAGTCTTGATGGCACATGGGAGACCATTCTTGCCAATATTCCTGACAAACACCGCGACAATGTGATCAAGGCTTTTGCCTTGATTCTCGACTCTGGCTGGCGATATGGACTTGCTACCAACTTGCTCATCGAGTCCGTGAAGCAAAGCGATATAAGAGGGGGCATTCCTTTTAGTCTTCGGGCTTTCACTCAAGCCTGCGGCCCACTTATTCAGGTTGTCAGAAAGGTGTCTGCAGATGGAAAGATCCTGGTGGATGAGACCGTGGGGTTTGCGCATCACACAGTCCGTGACTACCTCAACtccgagaagctcaagaaccACAAGACTCTCAAGGACTTTTATCTCAACGAACCGGATTCACGCCGAATCCCACTCACGCTTTCGACATATCTCGCTGTGACCAAGACATTCTCTGGTACCTACAATCCTGATAATGTACCCGTCGACGAGAGGATGGACGCGAAAGACTTCAAAATACATGCGATGCGGCAAGTTCGGAGTTTGCTGTATCACCCGACCATCACCCGCCATATCATTCCTGACGACAAGCTCCGGTCTCTCACATTCGAGGTACTCAATCCACAGGCAAAGTGGTTCAACGGACTGAGTATATGTACGCAGGAGTCCGGTGGCGACAGTGGTGTCAGGGACATGCTGGAGTGGCTCGTCAAGTATGATAGTAAAGCTGGTGCCTTCGAGCAGCTGGTCGGCCGTCTTGCCCTTGTCTGTTCTCTCAAGAATCCCAAGCTTGTCACCGAGTTTCTCAAAGCTCACCTCAAGACTTCAGAAGAACACAGGAAGCTTTTCACCACCCCACTCAGTGTCACTCTCCCAGTGAAGTGGTCCGAGTATAAGAAGGCAGGAAAGATGGACCCCCAGCCAACCTTACTTTCCAATATCATCGAACTGTACTTTGAAGGAGCGAGAAGGGGCTATGCCCTGAAAGCACAGGTGCAGATGCTCCTCACTGTATTTGGGTCTTATCTGCCCCCGGCAGCGACTGATATCTATACCTATCTTGCCTTTCACGACCACTCCCTCTGCGCCTCATTTGGCGGATGCAGTATTCAAAAGGCCCTTGCGGCAAAGGCAGGGAAGCCCGAGGATTCGTATTCTTTCACCCCCTTGCAGGCAGCAACGCACTCTCTCGACATACATGCCGTGCACGCCATCCTTTCCCAGCCGGGCATAGACGTTAACCAGCTCGGTGACCCATccgccccccaaccccccgtcATGCTTCCGAGGCAATTCGCATCTAGCGTCGTAATCGTCCCTGGCAGCTTCTCTCTCGATGGCCAGATGTCACCCTTGTGTATCCTCCAAAATGGAATGCAACACTTTCAGACTGTGAACAGAGGGTCTTTTGGGAGTGACgccctcaaggccaaggcagcTATTCAgatggagctggagaagagagGTGGAAAGAGTATTGATAAAAGTGCTGGTAAAGCTCCTAATCCTGCAGCAAGACCTCAGGGTGGTTCCCAGACAGCAAAACAGCAGACAGGCGGCATATTTACTTCTCCCCAGAGACCAGGGCAGCACCAGAAATCTCAGAGTCCGCAGGGCCAAACAGGAGGCCAAATGCAGCAGACGCAGATTCAGAAGAGTGGTAGTCAGGCAACTGCCCAAAGGCCTGCACAGGCAAAGGTGCATGGCAAGGCTGTGGTTAATCCTGCGGTTGCCCCTCAGAGCAAGGTCTCAACCAGCCGGGGCTga
- a CDS encoding uncharacterized protein (COG:S; EggNog:ENOG503PDTC) produces the protein MSHHLAILQALLLSLSALAMASLTQNSHGSHAPGPRKKSINDRSAAELIEALNLIPNVEQGFFVETFRDEFTSGAATNRSASTAIYYLLEGKVGWSAWHKVDAAEVWHYYAGAPLTLSLSTNDGVGTRNVVLGREIFNGEKPQVVVQRGEWQRARSTGKWTLVGTTVAPGFVESGFELAPPGWMPT, from the exons ATGTCTCATCATCTCGCCATCCTTCAGGCTTTGCTGCTGTCACTTTCTGCCCTGGCAATGGCTTCACTGACGCAAAACAGCCACGGCAGTCACGCTCCAGGCCCACGCAAAAAGTCGATTAATGACCGGTCCGCCGCCGAGCTGATCGAAGCATTAAACCTGATTCCCAATGTAGAGCAAGGCTTCTTTGTGGAGACGTTCCGCGATGAATTCACGTCAGGCGCGGCCACCAACCGGTCAGCCAGCACTGCCATCTACTACCTGCTTGAGGGCAAGGTGGGTTGGTCGGCATGGCACAAGGTCGATGCGGCAGAAGTATGGCATTACTATGCCGGCGCGCCTCTGACCTTGTCACTGTCAACAAACGATGGCGTGGGGACTAGGAATGTCGTGCTTGGCCGGGAGATTTTCAACGGGGAAAAGCCtcaggtggtggtgcaaaGAGGCGAGTGGCAGAGGGCCAGAAGTACAGGCAAATGGACCTTGGTTGGGACAACAG TCGCGCCTGGTTTTGTGGAGAGTGGATTTGAGCTTGCGCCGCCTGGTTGGATGCCGACGTAA
- a CDS encoding uncharacterized protein (CAZy:CBM21; COG:O; COG:T; EggNog:ENOG503NXSM), translated as MPYTPPSHRSPATSVPTSPDGSRRPSFHQQSPSSRPVLPRSASYLMKHRRTPSASAQRSTTEPTPESTSEDLQKLVISTSVRQSPPPITGDRRMPNAAIISPPDSSDDDMPQARKIENLKELQDVASQIPQQRPNSPSKGTVTDNQAPDAGDLLVLPAQVNALAQGMHHSFSTSSLDGLLGSNRRFSHARSQTEPHITISKSASSSATGSDEESDSEMQRKPQMVRKKSGELVRPALRPPSRRRPSSMPGTPTFSKAVHFDSHLEHVRHFLQVDRPLAVSAGSSPIDHYDSDTEYPFSGDNRAAVRSPPFEWEITMPTFPVETPARKSQTVRLERVWLSKDQKCLIGSVAVANLAFQKSVVCRFTLDYWKTTSEVAAEYISDIRPVDTPYPQDRFNFTIKLSDLANLESKTLYFCIRFSFNGQEHWDNNNGTNFQVDFHKKMLPQNGKQGVIGAASRPLNGLPKSNRRPSSALAQKPKVKLTGTDEFGDGTKINFDQSIHDFLGESRTGGLRLKGVKSAANLPSDNLPSRLAPPSGQAFANRYDFGASLTLAIQTAKDTMASKSDGLYMKPHWRAVPQINTATTKPADVKPTDKAESSARSDKPVKPAAVVTAPPVVKPATVPGTDSPGTSIASASYEELVNKYCFFGTKQSSPLYSHDPSRPGRFDGVDDGLRSNNSSGTSSYEGSPVQIGNYHHSHSGTQHHSLHPKDSNPYFQQHPSFVAMGASPAESPTMGFPTQRTDSTLTGPAATASGQKNDRPSGTFASFAGTSPNEYPYQQQMPDRFPFFGAEAHSATAIRG; from the exons ATGCCCTATACACCACCCAGTCACAGGTCGCCGGCCACATCGGTCCCGACGTCGCCGGACGGAAGTCGTAGGCCATCATTCCATCAACAAAGTCCCAGCTCACGCCCCGTCCTCCCTCGATCGGCCTCGTACCTGATGAAGCACCGCCGTACTCCCTCAGCGTCGGCTCAGCGTTCAACAACCGAACCTACACCGGAATCAACGTCCGAAGACCTGCAGAAGTTGGTTATCAGCACCAGTGTGCGGCAATCGCCACCGCCCATCACAGGTGACCGAAGAATGCCCAACGCCGCGATAATTTCCCCACCCGACTCATCGGACGACGATATGCCACAAGCCAGAAAGATCGAAAACCTCAAGGAGCTTCAGGATGTAGCCAGTCAGATTCCTCAGCAGCGGCCCAACTCCCCATCCAAGGGCACGGTCACGGATAACCAGGCGCCCGATGCTGGCGATTTGCTTGTTCTGCCGGCGCAGGTCAACGCTCTCGCTCAAGGCATGCATCATAGCTTCAGCACAAGCTCTCTCGACGGTCTACTTGGGTCAAATCGCCGTTTCTCTCACGCAAGATCTCAGACAGAGCCGCATATTACCATTAGCAAGTCGGCCAGCAGCTCGGCAACCGGTTCTGACGAAGAATCCGACAGTGAAATGCAGCGAAAGCCGCAGATGGTTCGAAAGAAGTCGGGTGAATTGGTTCGTCCGGCCCTGCGCCCGCCATCACGCCGACGGCCGTCCAGCATGCCTGGGACGCCCACGTTTTCCAAGGCTGTCCACTTTGACTCACATCTCGAGCACGTGAGGCACTTTCTACAGGTGGATCGTCCTCTGGCCGTCAGTGCAGGATCGTCCCCGATCGATCATTACGACAGTGACACCGAGTATCCGTTTTCTGGTGACAACAGAGCGGCTGTTCGGTCACCTCCTTTCGAATGGGAAATTACCATGCCGACCTTCCCTGTGGAGACCCCGGCACGCAAGTCCCAAACTGTTAGGCTGGAGCGGGTATGGCTGTCCAAGGACCAGAAGTGTCTGATCGGCTCAGTCGCCGTCGCGAACCTTGCTTTCCAGAAGAGTGTCGTTTGCAGATTCACGCTGGACTACTGGAAGACAACATCCGAGGTCGCCGCCGAGTACATCTCGGACATCCGGCCTGTTGATACACCGTACCCTCAGGATCGCTTCAATTTTACCATCAAGCTGTCGGATCTTGCCAACTTGGAATCCAAGACCTTATACTTCTGCATCAGATTCAGCTTCAACGGGCAAGAGCActgggacaacaacaacgggaCCAACTTCCAGGTCGACTTCCACAAGAAGATGCTTCCTCAAAACGGCAAGCAGGGAGTCATTGGTGCCGCCTCGCGTCCGCTCAACGGGCTTCCCAAGAGCAACCGACGGCCCAGCAGTGCTTTAGCACAGAAGCCAAAGGTGAAGCTGACTGGTACAGATGAATTTGGCGACGGCACGAAGATCAATTTCGACCAGTCCATTCATGACTTTCTTGGGGAGTCGCGCACCGGTGGCCTTCGTCTTAAGGGGGTGAAGAGcgccgccaacctccccagtGATAATTTGCCCAGTCGTCTCGCCCCTCCTAGTGGGCAGGCATTCGCCAACCGGTACGACTTTGGCGCCTCTCTTACCCTCGCCATCCAGACGGCCAAGGACACCATGGCCTCCAAGTCTGATGGCTTATACATGAAGCCACACTGGAGAGCCGTCCCCCAGATCAATACCGCAACCACCAAGCCTGCCGACGTGAAGCCTACAGACAAGGCTGAATCGTCGGCTCGGTCTGACAAGCCCGTCAAACCCGCGGCAGTTGTCACAGCTCCCCCGGTTGTGAAGCCCGCCACTGTGCCCGGCACCGACTCCCCTGGCACAAGCATCGCATCTGCCTCGTACGAGGAGCTGGTCAACAAATACTGCTTT TTTGGCACGAAGCAAAGCAGCCCCTTGTACAGTCATGACCCATCGAGGCCTGGCCGCTTTGATGGTGTCGATGACGGACTCCggtccaacaacagcagcggcACATCAAGTTACGAAGGCAGTCCAGTTCAGATAGGCAACTATCATCACTCCCACAGTGGCACTCAACACCACTCCCTGCATCCCAAGGATTCAAATCCCTACTTCCAGCAGCACCCCTCATTTGTGGCCATGGGTGCTTCGCCGGCCGAGTCTCCCACCATGGGCTTTCCGACACAGAGAACGGATAGTACCCTAACGGGCCCGGCAGCGACTGCATCGGGACAGAAGAATGATCGTCCCTCTGGGACTTTTGCCTCCTTCGCCGGTACGTCGCCGAACGAATATCCCTATCAACAACAGATGCCCGATCGCTTTCCCTTCTTCGGGGCCGAGGCTCATTCAGCGACAGCTATCAGGGGTTAA
- a CDS encoding uncharacterized protein (EggNog:ENOG503P2GZ; COG:E) — translation MSLAFKVITSFSSIFTATYSTIESLISSPNQETNPQQDHAFQAPSPTDKRSPCPMVNALANHAYLPRDGSNVSLLKLIQAAKEGINLAPDATLIVGLKALQTSTTGSWLTFNLDDLNKHGEKTSSLAITTPSPPRLGKQSLNTSEDWRKIPLEVAAKARKERVESARASNPEFNLTDDQNRFSILETCLYLMVFGEGTQGNARTDWVKVLFEEERLPFQEGFKRSSSMLTLGQILELHKKVEAVGGTGLAVKWRKEGREYK, via the exons ATGTCGCTTGCCTTCAAAGTCAtcacatccttctcctcgataTTCACCGCGACCTACAGCACGATCGAGTCCCTCATATCTTCCCCTAACCAggaaaccaacccccaacaagACCACGCCTTTCAAGCTCCTTCCCCCACCGACAAACGAAGCCCCTGCCCCATGGTAAACGCCCTCGCAAACCACGCTTACCTGCCCCGCGATGGGTCCaacgtctccctcctcaaactcatCCAAGCCGCCAAAGAAGGCATCAATCTCGCACCAGACGCCACCCTCATCGTCGGGCTCAAAGCCCTTCAGACCTCAACCACCGGCAGCTGGCTTACCTTCAACCTGGACGACCTGAACAAACACGGTG AAAAGACGTCTTCTTTGGCGATAAccactccttctcccccgagACTTGGGAAACAGTCTTTAAACACTTCCGAGGACTGGAGAAAAATCCCCCTTGAAGTTGCCGCAAAGGCCAGAAAGGAACGAGTGGAGAGTGCAAGGGCTTCCAACCCGGAGTTTAACCTGACTGATGATCAGAACAGGTTCTCCATTCTGGAGACCTGTCTGTATCTCATGGTCTTTGGGGAGGGAACGCAGGGGAATGCACGCACTGACTGGGTCAAGGTGTTGTTTG aagaggagaggttgcCGTTTCAGGAGGGGTTCAAGCGGTCGTCTTCAATGCTGACGCTTGGCCAGATTTTGGAGTTGCacaagaaggtggaggcggtTGGAGGCACTGGGCTCGCGGTCAAGTGgcggaaggaggggagggaataCAAGTAG
- a CDS encoding uncharacterized protein (CAZy:AA9; COG:G; EggNog:ENOG503NX9J) codes for MKSVLVALATATAVSAHGWVDNITISGQLYQLYQPYQDPYMGEWAPKRISRKIITNGPVEDVTSIDLQCGGSTIEGQIGSEPAPLHAKAVAGSEVSLRWTHWPDSHMGPVLTYMARCPDSGCDKFLPGDEPIWFKIHHEGRHTFDKTWPDDIWATTPFMKFDNEPYRYTIPECLKPGFYLVRHEIIALHSAWAAKGAQFYPSCHQLEVSGSGSVVPSASNAELVGFPGAYDAEDPSILFQVWAPGPYNIPGPAVFGCPAQ; via the exons ATGAAATCGGTTCTTGTGGCCCTCGCCACGGCTACTGCTGTCTCTGCCCACGGCTGGGTTGACAATATCACCATTAGCGGGCAGCTCTACCAG CTCTACCAGCCTTATCAAGACCCATACATGGGAGAGTGGGCACCCAAGCGCATCAGCCGcaagatcatcaccaacggACCCGTGGAGGATGTCACCTCGATTGACCTGCAATGCGGAGGCTCCACCATTGAAGGCCAAATCGGATCGGAACCTGCTCCTCTCCATGCCAAAGCAGTGGCCGGCTCTGAGGTCTCGCTGCGTTGGACTCACTGGCCTGATTCTCACATGGGTCCGGTCTTAACTTACA TGGCCCGATGCCCAGATTCGGGATGTGACAAGTTTCTTCCAGGTGACGAGCCGATTTGGTTCAAGATTCACCATGAGGGCAGACATACCTTTGACAAGACCTGGCCGGATGATATTTGGGCCACG ACCCCTTTCATGAAGTTTGACAACGAACCTTATCGATACACAATTCCAGAGTGTCTGAAGCCGGGATTTTATCTCGTTCGCCACGAGATCATCGCCCTTCACTCAGCGTGGGCGGCGAAGGGAGCACAGTTCTACCCGTCTTGCCACCAATTGGAGGTGTCCGGTTCGGGATCGGTAGTCCCTTCTGCATCAAATGCCGAGCTAGTAGGATTCCCTGGTGCCTATGACGCGGAGGACCCTTCCATTCTGTTCCAAGTTTGGGCTC CTGGACCATACAACATTCCCGGCCCCGCCGTCTTCGGGTGTCCTGCACAGTAA
- a CDS encoding uncharacterized protein (EggNog:ENOG503NVZ6; COG:S) — protein sequence MTMDMSVQALLSLARRAITFPQIDENDDPRIGAGRNDTDGGGTLTGQLIGAGSDEAQSASLKSLGSTFAPVLIYSAICFAIFFVFRRKCPRVYAPRTIPSLRSPEHPTPPLPDGWFDWIRPFFAIDDRYIINNCSVDGFFFLRFLRVLSVICLVGGCVSWPILLPIHSTGTFGQSQLDKLTIGNVIIANKFYAHVAVAWCFFGFVLFMVVRECVYYINVRQAYLLSPNYSKRLSSRTVLFTCIPKPYLEEAKLRKLFGDSARNIWIPRNIGALRAKISDREDSAELLEEAEIRLIRMANRSRRKFWKAQGGVSQGHTAGQTSLAKTLTPASFTTSGDSPSQKDAEKGGPLDSTIQFAEHQLSVLDSPTFDKPVDPEYTHPYGLDPSLPDVRGSVASLWIPAKDRPTHRPLRNFFRSVDTIRWTRARLKLINKDIWKLRRAYRGGDGEPLNSAFIEFDSQASAQVAFQILAHHQPLHMSPRYIGLQPDEVIWSSLRIRWWEHIMRRFFMKGVIAFAIIFWSIPSLLVGTISQIEFLSKEVFFLKWLVHLPSVILGVIQGLLPALALSWLMAAVPWMLRSCARVAGVPSHGLVELYVQNAYFFFQVVQVFLITTLSSAISAAFSQVLQEPFKAKDLLAANLPKASNFYLSYILVICLGAGSSRLLNLGDLILHQVIAKFTVKPRRQYHRWRRLNRVYWGAEFPRFTNLGVIALSYTCIAPLVLIFAGFGMMFVSYVYRYMIIFVFDSHHDTKGLFYPRALMHLLAGLYVAEICLIGLFALKVATGPMMLMLVFLIFTGLVHLSLSSALTPLLYNLPRTLALEKDTGEQIARDETPDEPTGGGGSQQQHQQPAGLASDYYNMDEDFGDDANLAPNHDLDTDVQLRGLEGSSSLKYMIQEFVTSAIKGKFGKNATTKESGLTRILTYIKIMITPDPNKTPNFIMTFFHPEVYQDFRKLQPTINPEPCDYELPEDYTHKAYWPPEMWQPAPKLWIPKDDARVSRQEVAHTKDSIFISDQGCWLNEKGRIECDFERSPLHEPRILY from the exons ATGACGATGGACATGAGTGTGCAAGCGCTTCTCAGTCTAGCCAGGCGTGCCATAACCTTCCCCCAGATC GATGAGAATGACGACCCAAGAATCGGCGCTGGCCGCAACGACACTGACGGCGGTGGCACCCTCACTGGTCAACTCATAGGTGCCGGTTCAGACGAGGCGCAATCGGCCTCCCTCAAGTCGTTGGGGTCCACCTTTGCGCCCGTTCTCATCTACTCGGCCATCTGTTTCGCCATATTTTTCGTCTTCCGTCGGAAATGCCCACGGGTTTATGCGCCGAGGACCATTCCGTCCCTGCGATCACCAGA GCACCCGACTCCCCCGCTTCCTGATGGCTGGTTCGACTGGATCAGACCCTTCTTCGCCATTGATGACCGgtacatcatcaacaactgcTCCGTCGacggcttcttctttctccgcTTCCTTCGTGTTCTCTCCGTCATCTGTCTCGTTGGCGGCTGCGTTTCGTGGCCCATCCTGCTCCCCATCCACAGCACCGGGACTTTTGGCCAGTCTCAGCTTGACAAACTTACCATCGGTAACGTGATTATCGCCAACAAATTCTACGCCCATGTCGCCGTTGCTTGGTGCTTCTTCG GATTTGTGCTGTTTATGGTGGTCCGGGAGTGTGTATACTACATCAACGTTCGACAAGCCTATCTTCTCTCGCCCAACTACTCCAAACGTCTTTCGTCGCGGACCGTCCTGTTCACGTGCATACCGAAGCCATACCTCGAAGAGGCCAAGCTGCGCAAGCTCTTTGGTGACTCAGCAAGGAACATATGGATCCCTCGCAATATTGGCGCCTTGCGTGCCAAGATCTCAGATCGAGAGGATTCCGCAGAACTgctcgaggaggccgagatcCGCCTCATTCGGATGGCGAACCGCTCGCGAAGGAAGTTTTGGAAGGCCCAGGGCGGCGTTTCGCAAGGGCACACAGCAGGGCAGACGTCGTTGGCAAAGACATTGACACCAGCTTCGTTCACGACGTCAGGGGACTCGCCATCCCAGAAGGATGCTGAAAAGGGAGGACCGCTCGACTCCACGATACAGTTTGCTGAGCATCAACTCTCGGTACTAGACAGCCCCACCTTCGACAAACCTGTTGACCCCGAGTACACCCACCCTTACGGCCTGGATCCGTCACTACCGGACGTGAGAGGCTCGGTGGCTTCTCTCTGGATCCCGGCAAAGGATCGACCAACTCACCGGCCGCTTCGGAATTTCTTCCGCAGTGTCGACACCATCCGATGGACAAGGGCGCGGCTAAAATTGATCAACAAGGACATTTGGAAACTGAGGCGGGCGTACCGTGGGGGCGACGGAGAGCCGCTGAACTCGGCATTTATCGAGTTCGACTCGCAGGCCAGCGCGCAGGTGGCCTTTCAGATTCTGGCGCACCACCAGCCGTTGCACATGTCGCCGCGTTATATTGGACTTCAGCCAGACGAGGTCATATGGAGCTCGTTGCGTATCCGGTGGTGGGAACACATCATGCGACGCTTCTTTATGAAAGGCGTCATTGCTTTTGCCATCATCTTTTGgtccatcccctcccttctcGTCGGCACCATCTCGCAAATCGAGTTTCTCAGCAAGGAAGTCTTCTTTCTCAAGTGGCTGGTGCACCTCCCTTCGGTCATCTTGGGTGTGATACAAGGTTTGCTTCCAGCGCTCGCACTGTCGTGGCTAATGGCTGCCGTGCCATGGATGCTCAGGAGCTGTGCGCGTGTTGCGGGAGTGCCCTCTCATGGGTTAGTCGAGCTCTACGTCCAGAACGcctacttcttcttccaggtAGTGCAGGTTTTCCTCATTACGACACTCTCGTCGGCCATTTCGGCTGCCTTTTCCCAAGTTCTACAAGAACCCTTCAAGGCTAAGGATCTCCTggccgccaacctccccaaggCGTCCAACTTCTACCTCTCGTATATCTTGGTCATTTGCTTGGGTGCAGGCTCTTCGAGACTGCTCAACCTTGGTGACCTGATTCTGCATCAAGTCATTGCCAAGTTCACCGTCAAGCCACGAAGGCAGTACCACAGATGGCGCAGACTCAACCGAGTGTACTGGGGAGCCGAATTTCCGCGCTTCACAAACCTGGGTGTAATCG CTCTCAGCTACACCTGTATTGCTCCCCTCGTTCTCATCTTCGCGGGTTTCGGCATGATGTTTGTCAGCTACGTCTACCGCTACATGATCATCTTCGTGTTTGACTCTCATCACGACACCAAAGGTCTCTTTTATCCACGCGCCTTGATGCACTTGCTTGCAGGGTTGTATGTGGCTGAGATCTGTCTGATTGGCCTCTTTGCTCTCAAAGTAGCGACAGGACccatgatgctgatgctcgTGTTTCTCATCTTTACCGGTCTTGTGCACCTTTCGCTGAGCTCGGCTCTCACGCCGCTCCTGTACAACCTACCCAGAACGCTCGCCCTGGAGAAGGACACTGGCGAGCAAATAGCACGAGATGAGACTCCTGACGAGCCCACTGGTGGCGGTGgatcacagcagcagcaccaacaaccgGCAGGCCTCGCCTCGGACTATTACAACATGGATGAAGATTTTGGCGACGATGCAAACCTCGCGCCAAACCACGACCTGGACACAGATGTGCAACTTCGTGGCCTggagggcagcagcagcctcaaaTACATGATTCAAGAGTTCGTCACCTCGGCAATCAAGGGCAAGTTCGGCAAAAATGCCACCACAAAGGAATCCGGACTGACTCGCATTCTGACCTATATCAAAATCATGATCACGCCAGATCCAAATAAGACGCCCAATTTCATCATGaccttcttccaccccgaAGTCTATCAAGATTTCCGAAAGCTCCAgccaaccatcaaccccgaACCCTGCGACTATGAACTGCCAGAAGATTATACCCACAAAGCGTACTGGCCACCAGAGATGTGGCAGCCAGCACCGAAGTTGTGGATTCCCAAGGACGATGCTAGAGTCAGCCGGCAAGAGGTGGCGCACACCAAGGATTCCATCTTTATATCTGACCAAGGTTGTTGGCTAAacgagaaggggaggatagAGTGTGACTTTGAACGGTCGCCTTTGCATGAACCGAGGATACTCTATTAA